Below is a genomic region from Lineus longissimus chromosome 16, tnLinLong1.2, whole genome shotgun sequence.
TTTCAGACATCCTCAATTTGGTTGGCATAAACTAGGCATTATAGTGAGGTTTAGCTTGCAACGCGTTATGATAGTTTACGTTTCGAAATAGAAAATTGTAACACAACGAAAATGTTTCGTCCTGCTGATAATTAGCAACATCATCTTTAATGACGTATAGTCTCGAATGACAAGCAAGTCGATTGCAAGCAATGTTTTGAAGCCGTAAACGTAAGATAAAACGTAAGCTTGTGAAACCACACAATTTTTTCTGTTGCCCATAGCATGAACATGATGACAAACTTCGCGTTGCTGATCTAAACAGTGCTGAGAGTCCTGATCGATGAAAAGTTCTCgaaatgaagtttgaaaaagttcaccactttgtaaaattagaaaatttcaaGAAGTTCACCACCTCCCTTACTCAATTGAGAAGTTTTCTCAATGTTTTTAATTGCAAATAATCCCTTGATCTATCAAAATAACTAAAATgttgtcatcatcttcatgctTGGGACCACCGAGATTGTCGAatccggtgtaacgtttttggttgttccccatatttcagtgtctgTGTTTTAGTGTTGTTTGATAGTAATAGAACAGTGATAGATATTTTCACGATTTGACGCGTCTCTGTTTCCCTTAATTGAAAAGCCATGTTGATCTTTTTGcctggaaacactgaaatatggggaactaTCAAAAACGCTTGCACCGGCGAACTTCACGAAAGGGTATGTTTCTCAAAACTTGTGTTTTTGGCtgccaattaaaaaaagtttcatggaaaaaaaattgcaaaaaaacctCGGTCGGGATTTGAACCCAATACCTTCTGGTCGCAGGTCCACCGCTCTAACCACTCGACCACCAAACCTATTCCTAATCAGGGCTGGCAACGAGCAACTGGCTAAACCCAAAATGCCACAGGGGCGACCCATTGTCAAATGAATGGGAGTCCATTTCTTTTCCCAAAAAGGATTTGGGCGAGGCTATTGTGGTCTTTTCAGCCGTAAATCCAATCATATAATCATAGCATTACTCCACCTGATTTATCGACATTGTTCAATGATGATTCAGAAAGATAGCTAAAGGGTAAGAAAGGTCTAGGCCTGATATCGGCCCACACTGAAGTAAAACTGCGACCAATCCGGGTCCCTTTATTAGGTCATAACTAACATTCCCAAACGAAATCTTCCCTAAATGCGCTTTATCATGTTTTATAAGTTATCATGTACCCCATCACTGATGTGTTGTTTTGGAAAatacaatagagaggttaagactttgatccgagaacgagatGTCATTATGACCGACGACAAAATAGGTGTGTCTTTAATGTTAGGTGTGccaagaaacaaaaacttattaCTCAAAAgaattaaactacatgtactttctgcTTGAAACATTAGAAGTAATAATACGAAACCACCAACGGGACTTTATGACGTAAACCAGAGAACAATTAGATATTAACTCGTTATCGGATCAAagtctgaacctctctattgttttAGTTTGTATGGTATTTTTCGACGTTTCGAAGGGTCAAAAACAAAATGTCACTTCCGACCTTTTGTTTCTCAAGAAATGTCTCACAGGAATATGGGTTTTACTCTCAGTCACGCCAGAGTGCGTAAATCGCTTATGTGGATATAGGCCTTTAGCTCTAAGCGTTGTACCGTTCAGTTTCACAAACATGATTGTGATTTTTGGAACGATAATTAATGTATAGGCCAACCTGATTTGAttaattaataattttattgtTTTAGTCGAAGTGGACAATTTAATTTGGAATTTCTGATTTTGGCAGTCAACCAgttttggacaccctgtacatgtgtaggcctatacaagtTGAAAGTTATGATAAAAATGACGTCAGTCATGGCCAACACTTTCAAATTTTTACGAAGTTGTTTCTTTAGAATTTATACATAATAAAATGAAatctgatggggggggggggggggtatgaatTCGCGTCGCCATATAAGGGTCACACATATTGCTTATATGCCCAAAACCTCAATAACCTTGGGGAACTCTTGATCAGCAATTGAGTTGGCATCTTTAAAATCCTAAAGAAACAATTTCGGTAACTTTTGATCTAGTCCCTGACGATAATTACAAAATCTGACAGTGTATAAGAAATACTTTAAACTCACCACTATAAGACCACCcgatgaattttttaaaatgtgtgtacatgtacatgtacgtttcaGCGGTGCCAAACTTGTGGTCATTGGCGGGTCTCTATATCCATGCATCCATACCGGTGCGATGTGTTACCCAGGCTCAGTGTAAGAAAAATACACATCGCGGGTATGATTCATTGAAATAGAGACCAAAGACCAATCAAAGGCAACTGCATGTGATAAGTGTTTTGTCTTACAAATACAAGATACTGCAGACGTTTTTAGATCagcaaaatctttttaaaattcgTCTTTAATGAATTGATCTGGTATCAAAGTTAATGAAATAGGGTCTTATACACGTGATTTAACAGTATTTCGCCATCTTTGCGATGTACCATAATTCATCTGTATGAAATGTAGTCTGATTGAAAAGTTATATTAAAAATATGATAATTTTAAATTCTGCTTCTTTTTGGTTACTTTCATACGGTTACTTTGGTTTCGTTTGATGTCTCCCCATTTGGAATATGGTGGAGGCAGAGGAAACCACAAGCAAAAGCAGTCAAATATGGCATGTTacattcttagaaataaagttttttcatgatttgacgGGCACGTATTTCAGACTAATTTGATTTCAAACAAAATCCTTACGGTCTCCCTATGGCATGACACAAAAAGGGTTTGAAATACGTGAAGACCTTTATTCCTAAGACTGTGCAATGTTGCTAATTTCATTGGTTGTCATTGTGTTCAATGTTTAGCTTTGATTACTAATACACTTTCTCCAAAGTTTATATCATGTGCAGCTATGAGTTTGTAAGCAAAGTTACCAGATTTCGTTGGTTGATTTGCTGAGCAACTTGTGTTACCGCCATGTATGTGTGAGAGATTTATGTGTGATGCAGTATATTTAAGTTTGATGATACTTCCGTTTATTGTTGGTAAAAGGGTCAACAAAGGACTTTGAAACTGCTCTGAAATTACTCTGATAGGCTTGCGCCATTCAGGGCCATCAGACAAGTTTCAAAGTCTTTCGTTTGTCCTCTTCTGCACGACAGTTTGAACAAAGTAACATCAAACTTAAACTTCTCTGCATAATACTTTGAATACTTTACGCAATTCACTTCATGGTATAACATATAAGTTGTTCAGCAAATGGCCTCAAAGAATCTGACAACTCCGCTTACAAAGTCGCACATAATATTCACTTTGAAGACTTGTATTAATAGTTAAACATTGAACATAATAATAACAAATGAAGTTTGCAATTGCCATATTTAGCCGACTACACACaagacaaggacaaggacaaccAGGATCGAcggatttttttggaaaaaagggGGACCCCGGAATATAGGCTATCTCCAAAAACGTCCAAAAAAAACTCGAGCGTGACCTGGCTCCGTAACTTTTAAGAAGAAAAGAGTTACGAGGGGAAGTCACGCACAACTTTTTTTTCGACTTTTGtggacttagcgtatttttgagaaaaaatcatggaaaaaaaTTACGGAGCGAAGTCAcgctcgattttttttttacttctgTGGACTTAGagcatttttgaagaaaaaatcgcaGGAAGAATCAACTGGAAACAATGCCATAGACTGAATCTGTGGACTTAGAATATTTTCCCAAAAAGTATATTCAGGCAGATAGTGGACACCACAATTCAGTAATGAGAAGTGGATTTCAATTGTAACTATAAAGTAATTGTTTAGTGCGCTCCCCTCGAAACTTTTACAATGATATGCAAAGAATAGACATAAGTTTATAAGTTTTATTCAAAGTCAGTGAAAATGAATACAGATGAAAAACGATTGGTTTTACAACATAGAAATCGGGTTGCGATTCGTGGATGGAGTTGGACGAGGAGGCAAGGTAGGCTATGGACGGCGTCAACGTATACTGAAACGACAGGAaagaaaacaaagttttaaatgGGTGAAAGAATATTAGTTACATCAAATACAGGCTTCAGGTTTTTGGTCGGAGGCCACGGAGGGCCAGAGGACTGACAAGAGGCGCTTCTGCTTTGATATAACCGACAAAGCCATGGCGCTTCCCTTCGGGTTAATCTATCAAACTTCACCGGAGATAGAGATAACAAAAATAAATGCAATAAAGATAACGAGTTTGGCTTCAAACAAAGTTTTAGGATGGCAGTTTAGAAGATGGTCAATCAGCGCAAACAGGTTGGTAAAGAAATCTTTGACAAGCACTCATTTCAAATTTAGGATTCAAAtgtcagccattttgttatgaccttttcacaggcaacgtaagtttaccatgacataaaagtacCTGTATAtcaattcaagcaatttacttgaagttgtccgTGTCTTGTAATGTTGATggatattttgaatgattttgatgaccatTTGATTAGAAAAATGACTTTTCTGTCATGGTAAACTCAAGTTGCCTGTGAACAAAATGGCCAATCTGTTGTAAACGGTTTATTCGCCAGATGTATGGTATCAAAAACATTTAAGCCGCCTTATATGTTTTTGAAGGTATATAATCTATACTCACTTTTTGGTCCATTGGACAAATAGGACTGATGTTCTTTCTCCATGGGACGCCATAGTGTTCACGACTAGACAACTTTTCTCTGGCCTTTGATCTGCAAATAATGAGAGAAGACAGAAATGAGTACACTTCATTGAAGACCATGGGTATCTCCTCTAGTGGACGGCATTGACCAATAAAAAGAAAACTCTACATTTTGCCTCTCTCCCTAAGTAACTACTTAGTTGCAACCGCTTGTCTTTCATCCAAAACGATCAAAGTATATATCAAGGACAGTACGTAGGAGAAAGGGACAAATGTTGTTTGGAAAATGTCTTGAAAAATGAACTGGTATTAGCCAGAGTTGCCGAAAGAGAAGGCGTTGTAAAAGTTTCACCGAACTTGTCTCATAAGGCGGCGGGGAGCCGAATTCATTGTCATTTGGTATCTTCCATCCTATAGCGGATTGCTAATTGAGGACGGCGCAAACTCATTAGCCATGTACATTAAGACACGGGCATCAGACCAACTTTTGGACGGGGAAGAGCGGAGTTCACAGTAATTTGGTGGCCGGAGCCCATGGTGCACGCGACGGAGTGAAGGATCACTTTATCGTGGCATTTTTTCGCTCTGTCAATCTAAGAGTTTCGCCCAAAACGACCTGAAAATGTCGAGGATTACTTACCGAAGATACTCGTTAGATCGTTTTGCAGAAATATGCTTTATTACTCTTGAAAATCGAgctttttgtgaaaaactttGTGGACATCTTTCCCACTCCTTCCCGGACGCCACGTGGAATGCCGATCACGGGTCTCGCGAGAAGCGAGTTTGAACCCTGTGTCCATGGCTCGTTATGAAATCGACATGATTCGTACACCAAGACATGAGGGCTATTCAAATAAAGTGTAATAGGATATGGACAACGCCAGCATAGTTCTTGTTATAAACAGATTGAAATGATAAATAAAACATGGCCGCACtgaaattttgattgaaatcctCTAATAGGCTTTGAAACTTGTGTTGAATTGCTAAATAGATTGTGACAACGTCTTCGTGTAGGCCCCTTGGATCAAACGACTTTTAAAGATCTTTTCTGAGAGTTCTATATATGGCATGGACATTTGCGGTCAGTTTGACCCGCAACTGATGAATCAGAGCTACGTACTGACGATATGTCCTTACCAGGCCCTCAGTGTACAAGTCCTTACAGAATCATCCTTTCTGATATATTCTGTATGAAGCAAGGACGACTGCAACAGTATGTCCAACAAGGCCCCACAAACTAGTCAAGCAGCGCTAGGTTGAGAAGATGCCTCAGTGTCTGTCCCTTGACGCTGTGCATATCCTTCCCTATGACAATCTGAATGTAGCAAAGGAAGACAGTATAGCCTCAGTGTTCAGACATTGGTTGTGATGAGTTCTCCAtgtcagcccccccccccccccaaggctCAACAGGTCCTTTCTGAGACATTCAGATAGCATGGAAGACAGTTCAGCCTAATTTGGTTGTGCTGACGTCTCCATGTCAGGACCTTTAGGTTGAACAGATcatttctgagacatcctgatTATGACAAGGAAGACAGTATAGCCCACTTCACCTAAGTGTTTggacagagataggttgtgacaatgtctccatgtcagACACTTCGCTTCCAAGGAGACATGGCAGATTTTAAAAAACTTCAGGAGAAGACAAATTTGACCAGGTCAGCACTCATTCTATTTCAGCATTCACATTAAAAACAAAGACAATAATTTTTCGAGATTTTATCATTTATTATGAAGTTCTGcacattttaacaaaaatatGATCCCTAAGGCAAACAATGTCTGCACCATAATTTTTCAGTCAGAAGTGATATTGGTAGTGATCAAGTTGGTGAAACATATTTCGTGGCAGACCCCTGCTCCCCATTCATGAAACATGACATTCGTTTTCACCACTTCGAAGGATGTCCTTAGAATTAGATGCCCTCACTGCAGACAGCACTGCTGTAATCTTCAACTGACATCCAACTACACACTCAGCATGAATAGCCACCCATGAAAGTCATTAAACAATGGTTCAAACTAAACACAGAGAGTGATCAAAAGATGGAGTCCTAGTTCATCCAAtcacatcacaatcacatccTCAACTTCGTCTCTCCAGATTTCAATGCTGCCTCtgccattttaaccctttgctCAAGATTCACATCTCCCGTGGGATACTTTTCCTTGTTTTTCAGAATGAAATGATGCAAAAATAACTTCAGTCCTTCTCGTAGAACGTGTAACTTTGGAAACGTAGCGATGCGATGGAAGACATCTTTAATCGTGTAGTCAGCGTGGTCGACTAATAAACCAAGGAGAATGAAGCGTAAAAACTTCACCATTATTTTGTCCATTTCACCAAATTCAACAACctgtaatgaaagaaagatTATTATACAATAATATTGGAAAAGAGGTTTGGTGGAGGAAGATAGCTGTCACCGTCAGGGCTGTCACAGGAGCATTTTAACATCAACACCTATCACTTCCAGAGCTATCGGTATGATGTAGGACAGCTGTCCCTTGAGACGCAAATTCAGTTGAAGACACTGGTTCATGTTTTCAAGTACTTGCACAGCCAGGCCTGTAGTTCTCTCTGATATCTCTCTCTTAGGAGTAGGAATACTCCCCTGAACATTTACTCCCCACCTACAGGAACAAACATTGAAGAAGGAAGAGTACCTCACCTTTAACACTGAAATCGACAAAGCTTTGGTAGCAAACAAATGGACAAGGAACTTGGCTAGGTTGCTCATGCTGTGATTTGATAGGCCTTGTAATGTCTTCAGCTTGTCCCACAGGTGGAACTGGATGGTCATCTACAAGAGAAGAGGcagatatcatgatattggaagaacatttacatgtacttgaaaactAAAAAGACAAAACAAAATTGGTCAAAGATATGGTCGAAAGAGACACCTGTATCACATTCGGTCACTCAGATATGATGAGTTTTTTAGGCAAAATGGATATTCCTTGACCGTCTGACATCTATCACAAGTCTCAATGCATGGGCTCCACCCAACATGTAATCATCCCAAGAGCTAACACTGGCAGTTCAGCCTCAGGGTTTGATCAGAAGACACAATTCTGATCTATTTATTATTTACCTGAAATCTCCTATCGTATTCACAGAACTTCTGGCCTAAGTATGCATAATATGGATTGAATACTTTCTCTTGCAAGCAGCAGTCCATGATGACGTGAATGATTTCTCGCTCTTGCTGGTGCTTTAAGCTCAGTCGTAACAACTTTTCAAAGGCATCAACAAAGTCCTGAAAGGAAGATAGATGAAACCTTCATTTTCCTCGACAAATTATCAAGAGGGATTAAGGGGTTGAGGGGTCCTAAAGGCAGGAGGTAGGGGTCTAACGGGTGGTCTCCAGGTGACTTATATGCACAGTGAGGGAAGCAGGTCatcatacaagcatgaataaTCCCACTGTACTGTGACTTAGTacacctattggtgactttatgAGTGAATCAACCTAGGAAAGATATCTAAACTTATATCTGGTGAAAATTCTTTACATTTTGAACACTTTGTATAATATAATCAGCTCACCTCGCTTGTCATAAGCACACAGAAGATCGTCCGTCTGACATCTGTGTTCATGCGTTGCTTCTTAGCCAAGTCCATAATCTCCATACTGATGTTTTCGGGCAATTCAATAGATGTTTGGCTGGAGACTGAACAATTAAGGAATGAAATAATCCATGCATGAAAAGACAGGTAGGGCTGGAGCCTGTGTGAAATTCGAGCTAGCACTGAGGACTCCATTGCAGCTGATGGCAGGACCATGCTAACTATTCAATACAATACTGGTCTTTCCagtttgaaattgacattgaaGCGATACCAAAACATATTCAATGAATTTTTACAGTGGCGACAACTGGTCTACAGTGGCCTAATGAAATACTGTCACAAATAGTTACAATGTGAAAAATTATTTGGTCTAAATTATTGGATGCTGCCGATTGAATTGAATGATGCCACTCAGGGGAAGTTCGGATGAGAACTCTGTCATTTGTATTCTTACCTGTTTCTCGTCTGTCTGTCTCGCGGCCAGTCCACGCTGATCCTACCACCCACCATCTACCCTTGTTCTCGGCATTCACCAAATCGTGGAGCGATATTCTTAATTCCGAGTCTGTCGTTGAGCCGGAACCTGAAAAATGTGTTTAAAACATGTAGTCTACTTGTGACAGTGCAATATATATCTTGATGCCACTATGACTTGACTATCTGTCAATCAAATACACTTTTGATGAACCTTTAcccagtattacatgtacatgtacaaaaggaAAGAACATACCTTTTATATATCCTCGAAGAAGTTTCTTTAAATGCTCAAGATGTGACGGGTCATAGTTAGGTATCTTCCGCACATTATTGTTCCGTATCGCAAGCAGCACCTCCAGCATGAACTTCACCCGAGATCTGAGAAAAGAATCGGAATATTTTCACTGAAATCATGATACGCTGCACATTCACCCCTAATCCCAACTCTTAGCCTGCCCAAGAAAAAGGAATCAAAGGCCCATGTGGCGCTAGGAATTGCACAGCCTTGAAACCATCTTCTTGACAGAGATAAAGTCTGGGTTACTTCCCGAATCAGCTCTTGATCTGGCTGTATTGCATGGGAGAGCAGCGGCGAGTTTTGGACTCAAATTGGTGGTttgaattcaatttgacctctcaaatcaAGGACAGCTCTCCTTCAAGACCAGCTTTTCTTAGTTCTGAGGGTATCCCCAATAGAGAGGGTGTTGTTAGTACAGAGGTATCCACTTAGGGAGGTTCGAGTGAATTTCTCACTTGTCTTTGAACTGCTCCATATCCGCCGTGTTAGCTTTGGTCTGAACCTGGACTATGACCTCCTTCAAGGCGGCGGGATCGTCTTTACGCAGGCCAAAACCAACATCTGAAATGGAGAGACACTCATAAATCAATcaccatttttcttcttcttcattcttGGCACCTAGGGCATCAGTTGGTGGTCTCGtgactatcttttggtaaatgtgatctggtcacattcctgagttcagctgagtacctttggccagatcgaTATGAAAAACCCTTTACTTACTTTTTAATAATCCCATGATCAGTTCGATATCTTTCTCCTGAAAACTCTCAGTCAGCTTCCTGAGGATGTCGAACACGAGCAGGCAATGGACAACCTTGAAGTTATAAAGGTGACCAATCATAATCAAGATATTATCTGCCTCCTTCCCGTCGCCATAGTTACCACCCAATTTGAAGCGCTCATCAAATTTATTGGCCAATTGCTGTAGGAAGAAAGCACCTGGAAAATAAAACAGTAATACTTATTCTTTGTCGcttatttcattaaaatttcagcatgggatacatgtacataccgtAAACCCAGAAATATCTGTGGTCATTTTACTTTGGGGTTTCATGAAATTGCAACTTTGATGTACATTTGATTAAGCGTTTTAACAACCTTGTTGAGTTTGTCTTTTCTGCCGAAAATTGGCCCCTACCCGCTAAATGCCGAATATTTGCTCCATTTAACGCTGATGCCCTATTAAtgacatttctattttctaCACGGATCAAACAATCTTTCTTACCAACTTCAATGCCAACAT
It encodes:
- the LOC135500706 gene encoding nucleolar MIF4G domain-containing protein 1-like isoform X2; amino-acid sequence: MVVCLKSFILSCFKPFVKSGAGRSVLVTLDCCKLYVVLFLTDSDLYEESPLEPSDSSKDEEAADFLQIIRAKDKGAIKQVKFLKEPVEGSDGGDVEKKSKKKEKSVKFALEDGGNVAYGEFSGNKLGQNTLTNIDVGTNVLKGKKKKSGKSVGILIEGEGVSDSDNTGVSKLKMVKKGQKVVPESDSEEEIRLDSGDDKGSDEEEREEDSGEEFEDEESGSVQLDSEASDEEEETKPKLKEDIYGRLRDAEGNVYKESEVGRGGGGAYVPPAKRLAMAQGSEKKKIELERLKKQLKGLMNRVSESNMQGICGQIGQLYLHHSRADMNESLTEILMTNCISPVLTPERLGLELAMLVAVLHSNVGIEVGAFFLQQLANKFDERFKLGGNYGDGKEADNILIMIGHLYNFKVVHCLLVFDILRKLTESFQEKDIELIMGLLKNVGFGLRKDDPAALKEVIVQVQTKANTADMEQFKDKSRVKFMLEVLLAIRNNNVRKIPNYDPSHLEHLKKLLRGYIKGSGSTTDSELRISLHDLVNAENKGRWWVVGSAWTGRETDRRETVSSQTSIELPENISMEIMDLAKKQRMNTDVRRTIFCVLMTSEDFVDAFEKLLRLSLKHQQEREIIHVIMDCCLQEKVFNPYYAYLGQKFCEYDRRFQMTIQFHLWDKLKTLQGLSNHSMSNLAKFLVHLFATKALSISVLKVVEFGEMDKIMVKFLRFILLGLLVDHADYTIKDVFHRIATFPKLHVLREGLKLFLHHFILKNKEKYPTGDVNLEQRVKMAEAALKSGETKLRM